The Deinococcus sedimenti genome window below encodes:
- a CDS encoding ribose-phosphate diphosphokinase, translated as MSVPHRAPTSLLNSRRSPLLVFAGQSNRPLAQAICDHLGVPLGRSKTEKFTNDNIIVHYEESLREGDVFIVQTFSNPVSDSIMELMLMIDAAKSASAGRVTAVIPYYSYARSDKKDSPRISIAGRLIADLLQEAGADRILTMTLHAPQVHGFFKVPVDHLSADLVLSEHFKKCVPNAHEGVVLAPDAGSIKRASQIARRLDSGLAMIDKERLSDTEVRPRALIGDVDGRTVFIVDDEISTAGSLVETVNIARSMGAKDVYVAVTHGVYSGPAIQRIAALDVTQVASTNTVLVPDSKIQASNGRLAVLDVAPLFANAITNIHTGASVSTLFT; from the coding sequence GTGTCCGTCCCCCACCGCGCCCCCACCAGCCTGCTCAACAGCCGCCGCTCACCCCTGCTCGTGTTCGCCGGTCAGAGCAACCGACCCCTCGCCCAGGCCATCTGCGACCACCTGGGGGTCCCGCTGGGCCGCAGCAAGACCGAGAAGTTCACGAACGACAACATCATCGTGCACTACGAGGAAAGCCTGCGCGAAGGGGACGTGTTCATCGTCCAGACCTTCAGCAACCCCGTCAGCGACTCGATCATGGAACTCATGCTCATGATCGACGCCGCCAAGAGCGCCAGCGCCGGACGCGTCACCGCCGTCATCCCCTACTACTCCTACGCCCGCAGCGACAAGAAGGACAGCCCCCGCATCAGCATCGCCGGGCGCCTGATCGCCGACCTGCTCCAGGAAGCCGGCGCGGACCGCATCCTGACCATGACCCTGCACGCCCCGCAGGTCCACGGCTTCTTCAAGGTCCCCGTCGACCACCTCTCCGCCGACCTCGTGCTCAGCGAGCACTTCAAGAAGTGCGTCCCGAACGCGCACGAGGGTGTCGTCCTCGCGCCCGACGCGGGCAGCATCAAACGCGCCTCGCAGATCGCGCGCCGCCTCGACAGCGGCCTCGCCATGATCGACAAGGAACGCCTCTCGGACACCGAGGTCCGCCCCCGCGCCCTGATCGGCGACGTGGACGGCCGGACCGTGTTCATCGTCGATGACGAGATCAGCACCGCCGGGAGTCTCGTCGAGACCGTGAACATCGCCCGCAGCATGGGCGCCAAGGACGTGTACGTCGCCGTCACGCACGGCGTGTACTCCGGCCCCGCCATCCAGCGCATCGCGGCCCTGGACGTCACGCAGGTCGCCAGCACGAACACCGTGCTCGTGCCCGACTCGAAGATTCAGGCGTCCAACGGCAGGCTGGCCGTGCTGGACGTCGCGCCGCTGTTCGCGAACGCCATCACGAACATCCACACCGGCGCCAGCGTCAGCACCCTGTTCACCTGA
- a CDS encoding fructosamine kinase family protein, which translates to MTLLDLPVRPLTPLLEMHLGAGVRSAQRLHGGDISDTFRLDTTRGPFVLKTSPQKAGRCLPDGFYAAEAHGLSLLRAAPLVTPDVIAHGSGPGGQPYLLLSWLPPGEDTPAAQDALGRGLAALHARPAPCFGELPDNYFASLAQRNPSAAGAAEFFWSARLEPLLTRERLHLTPRDRAGFDTLRERLPDLIPPEPPALVHGDLWHGNVHYTPRGPALIDPAVGYSHREVDVAALRLFGGVPRRVFQAYHEAFPLADGWEARAALWNLYPLLAHLLLFGEGYLGRTREALHAALNPVR; encoded by the coding sequence ATGACGCTCCTCGACCTGCCCGTGCGGCCCCTGACCCCGCTGCTGGAGATGCACCTGGGCGCTGGGGTCCGCTCGGCGCAGCGGCTGCACGGCGGGGACATCAGCGACACGTTCCGGCTGGACACCACGCGCGGCCCCTTTGTCCTGAAGACCTCGCCGCAGAAGGCCGGCCGCTGTCTGCCGGACGGCTTCTACGCCGCCGAGGCGCACGGCCTGAGCCTGCTGCGTGCCGCGCCACTGGTCACCCCGGACGTCATCGCGCACGGCAGTGGTCCAGGCGGGCAGCCGTACCTGCTGCTGTCGTGGCTGCCGCCCGGCGAGGACACGCCCGCCGCGCAGGACGCCCTGGGGCGCGGCCTCGCGGCGCTGCACGCCCGTCCAGCTCCGTGCTTCGGGGAGCTGCCGGACAACTACTTCGCGTCGCTGGCGCAGCGCAACCCGTCCGCCGCGGGTGCCGCCGAGTTCTTCTGGTCGGCGCGGCTGGAGCCTCTGCTGACCCGCGAGCGGCTGCACCTGACGCCCCGCGACCGGGCGGGCTTCGACACGCTGCGGGAGCGCCTGCCGGACCTGATCCCACCCGAGCCGCCTGCGCTGGTGCACGGTGACCTGTGGCACGGGAACGTGCACTACACGCCGCGCGGTCCGGCCCTGATCGACCCGGCAGTCGGCTATAGCCACCGCGAGGTGGACGTGGCGGCCCTGCGGCTGTTCGGCGGGGTGCCCCGGCGGGTCTTCCAGGCGTACCACGAGGCGTTCCCGCTGGCGGACGGCTGGGAGGCCCGCGCGGCATTGTGGAACCTGTACCCGCTGCTGGCGCACCTGCTGCTGTTCGGCGAGGGGTACCTGGGCCGCACGCGCGAGGCGCTCCACGCGGCCCTCAACCCCGTTAGGTAA
- a CDS encoding VOC family protein, which produces MTITSVLPASTHVGPVHLNVRDLNGTAAFYATLLGLSATTQADPTQADTDITLAAQGAPLLHLHATPDLPRAPVSRPGLYHTAFLLPTRADLGRWLAHAARLGLRIGSGDHLVSEAFYLSDPEGNGIEVYADRPRDTWTWRGGQVQMDTKAVDAAAVLAAAGIDPATLDGAVAFTAPQGTTVGHVHLKVGSAAQAAQWYRDTLGLDVVADLGSAAFLSWGGYHHHVGLNEWHSAGQPAPTAPAAGLSGVTFHTPDLGALRAHLAGRADVQDAGDHLTLSDPWGNRVTVAHSRIQED; this is translated from the coding sequence ATGACCATCACCTCCGTCCTGCCTGCCAGCACCCACGTCGGCCCGGTCCACCTGAACGTCCGCGACCTGAACGGCACCGCCGCGTTCTACGCCACCCTGCTGGGGCTCAGCGCGACCACGCAGGCCGACCCCACCCAGGCGGACACCGACATCACCCTGGCCGCGCAGGGCGCGCCGCTGCTGCACCTGCACGCCACGCCGGACCTGCCGCGCGCGCCCGTCAGCCGACCTGGCCTGTACCACACTGCCTTCCTGCTCCCCACCCGCGCCGACCTGGGCCGCTGGCTGGCGCACGCCGCGCGGCTGGGCCTGCGGATCGGCAGCGGCGACCACCTCGTCAGCGAGGCCTTCTACCTCAGCGACCCCGAAGGGAACGGCATCGAGGTGTACGCCGACCGCCCGCGCGACACCTGGACGTGGCGCGGCGGGCAGGTGCAGATGGACACGAAAGCCGTGGACGCCGCCGCCGTCCTCGCGGCCGCCGGGATCGATCCCGCCACGCTGGACGGCGCTGTCGCCTTCACCGCGCCGCAGGGCACGACCGTCGGGCACGTGCACCTGAAGGTCGGCAGCGCCGCGCAGGCCGCCCAGTGGTACCGGGACACCCTCGGCCTGGACGTCGTCGCGGACCTGGGCAGCGCCGCGTTCCTCTCGTGGGGTGGGTACCACCACCACGTCGGCCTGAACGAATGGCACAGCGCCGGGCAGCCCGCCCCCACCGCGCCCGCCGCCGGACTGAGTGGCGTGACCTTCCACACCCCCGACCTCGGCGCCCTGCGCGCCCACCTTGCGGGCCGCGCGGACGTGCAGGACGCGGGCGACCACCTGACCCTGAGTGACCCCTGGGGCAACCGCGTGACCGTCGCGCACAGCAGAATTCAGGAGGATTGA
- a CDS encoding non-heme iron oxygenase ferredoxin subunit, producing MSDTTARTLVGPAEALPDGQQTAVDVGGISVVVVNFEGQYYALRNNCTHKDFPLLGGDVSMGRITCEKHGAKFELATGKAKTLPAVKPVRLYRTQVEDGQLYVSEL from the coding sequence ATGAGCGACACGACCGCCCGCACCCTCGTCGGCCCCGCCGAAGCCCTGCCCGACGGACAGCAGACCGCCGTGGATGTCGGTGGGATCAGCGTGGTCGTCGTGAACTTCGAGGGACAGTACTACGCCCTGCGGAACAACTGCACCCACAAGGACTTCCCGCTGCTGGGCGGGGACGTCAGCATGGGCCGCATCACCTGTGAGAAACACGGCGCGAAATTTGAACTCGCGACCGGGAAGGCCAAGACGCTGCCCGCCGTGAAGCCCGTCAGGCTCTACCGCACGCAGGTCGAGGACGGCCAGCTGTACGTCTCCGAGCTGTAG
- a CDS encoding ankyrin repeat domain-containing protein has protein sequence MSDGAGEVVGDREAAFFLAIKTRDEALLRALVAGDAELLSLPSPMGVSPVLFAVYYGRADMARVLVELGAPLNVFEAAALGDEAALTRELDADPALVHGVSGDGFSPLGLAAFFGHAGVAEALLSRGADVNAVSRNAMRVQPLHSAVAGGHGALARALIMAGADVNATQQDEFTPLMAAAQNGDAGLALFLRQRGADADARTADGRRAADFAREEGHAVLADSLEGPLPT, from the coding sequence ATGAGTGACGGAGCTGGTGAGGTGGTGGGGGACCGCGAGGCGGCGTTCTTCCTGGCGATCAAGACGCGGGACGAGGCGCTGCTGCGCGCCCTGGTGGCCGGGGACGCGGAGCTGTTGAGCCTGCCCAGCCCGATGGGTGTGAGTCCGGTGCTGTTCGCGGTGTACTACGGCCGGGCGGACATGGCGCGCGTGCTGGTGGAGCTGGGCGCGCCGCTGAACGTGTTCGAGGCGGCGGCGCTGGGGGACGAGGCGGCCCTGACGCGCGAACTGGACGCCGACCCGGCGCTGGTGCATGGCGTGAGTGGGGACGGGTTCAGTCCGCTGGGCCTCGCGGCGTTCTTCGGGCACGCGGGCGTGGCAGAGGCGCTGCTGTCGCGCGGTGCGGACGTGAACGCCGTGAGCCGCAACGCGATGCGGGTGCAGCCGCTGCACTCGGCGGTGGCGGGCGGGCACGGGGCACTCGCGCGGGCGCTGATCATGGCGGGCGCGGACGTGAATGCCACGCAACAGGACGAGTTCACGCCACTGATGGCCGCCGCGCAGAACGGCGACGCGGGCCTCGCGCTGTTCCTGCGGCAGCGCGGCGCGGACGCGGACGCCCGCACGGCGGACGGTCGCCGCGCCGCGGACTTCGCGCGCGAGGAGGGCCACGCAGTGCTGGCCGACTCGCTGGAGGGGCCTCTCCCGACGTGA
- a CDS encoding serine hydrolase domain-containing protein, giving the protein MPLSMVQVSPESLGLPSGAVLAWLDALAADGLEVHGFTLRRLGRVVAGGHWFPYGPERVHHVYSLSKALAAAGVGLLVQEGRLGVEDRVVDLFPDALPPVVGEHLRAMRVEDLLTMRTGHAADVTDALVAAGDGDWIEAFLSQPVEFQPGTHFVYNSGASFLLSALVQRVTGETLLAFLTPRLLEPLGFREARWVSNARGVNLGGWGLHLRTGDVARFGQLLLNRGVWQGQRLLSAAWVDAMSAADVPPGTNPGDENSDWAQGYGYQVWRCRHGAYRADGAFGQFCVVLPEQDMVLAVTAGVGDMQGVLDHTWTHLLGNAQESPLPPGADTEALRVRCAALMLDVPELLDPPPLRDVQAHFTFDPNDEGWEAATLTITGEHGTLALAGPTSNTVRFTLNAWEEQTLDTWGTTVALTVRAGWQADGALALTLLLIEDGARWEVRWPAPDAPLSVQLCAPHYGEGHTLSARPSTLGA; this is encoded by the coding sequence GTGCCTCTTTCTATGGTTCAGGTGTCGCCGGAGTCGCTGGGTCTGCCGTCCGGGGCGGTGCTGGCGTGGCTGGACGCCCTGGCGGCGGACGGGCTGGAGGTGCATGGGTTCACGCTGCGGCGCTTGGGTCGGGTGGTGGCCGGGGGGCACTGGTTCCCGTACGGGCCGGAGCGGGTGCATCACGTGTACTCGCTGAGCAAGGCGCTCGCGGCGGCGGGGGTGGGGCTGCTGGTGCAGGAGGGTCGTCTGGGCGTGGAGGACCGGGTGGTGGACCTCTTCCCGGACGCCCTGCCGCCGGTCGTGGGTGAGCACCTGCGGGCCATGCGGGTCGAGGATCTGCTGACCATGCGGACCGGGCACGCAGCGGACGTGACGGATGCGCTGGTCGCGGCGGGGGACGGGGACTGGATAGAGGCGTTCCTGTCACAGCCGGTCGAGTTCCAGCCGGGGACGCACTTCGTGTACAACAGCGGCGCGTCGTTCCTGCTGTCGGCGCTGGTGCAGCGCGTGACCGGGGAGACGCTGCTGGCGTTCCTGACGCCGCGCCTGCTGGAGCCGCTGGGGTTCCGGGAGGCGCGCTGGGTCAGCAACGCGCGGGGCGTGAACCTGGGCGGGTGGGGCCTGCACCTGCGGACGGGGGACGTGGCGCGCTTCGGGCAGCTGCTGCTGAACCGGGGAGTGTGGCAGGGGCAGAGGCTGCTGTCTGCGGCGTGGGTGGACGCCATGAGTGCCGCGGACGTCCCGCCCGGCACGAACCCCGGCGACGAAAACAGCGACTGGGCACAGGGGTATGGGTATCAGGTGTGGCGCTGCCGTCACGGGGCGTACCGGGCGGACGGCGCGTTCGGGCAGTTCTGCGTGGTCCTGCCGGAGCAGGACATGGTGCTGGCGGTCACGGCGGGCGTGGGCGACATGCAGGGCGTGCTGGATCACACCTGGACGCACCTGCTGGGGAACGCGCAGGAGTCTCCCCTGCCGCCCGGTGCGGACACGGAGGCGCTGCGGGTACGCTGCGCGGCCCTCATGCTGGACGTGCCGGAGCTCCTCGATCCGCCCCCGCTGCGGGACGTGCAGGCGCACTTCACGTTCGACCCGAACGACGAGGGGTGGGAAGCCGCGACGCTGACCATCACAGGCGAACACGGCACGCTGGCCCTTGCTGGGCCGACATCGAACACGGTCCGCTTCACCCTGAACGCCTGGGAGGAGCAGACGCTGGACACCTGGGGCACCACCGTCGCCCTGACCGTCCGGGCGGGCTGGCAGGCCGACGGGGCGCTGGCCTTGACCCTGCTGCTGATCGAGGACGGCGCCCGCTGGGAGGTGCGCTGGCCCGCGCCCGACGCGCCCCTGAGCGTACAGTTGTGCGCCCCGCACTACGGCGAGGGCCACACGCTGAGCGCCCGACCCTCTACCCTGGGCGCATGA
- a CDS encoding acetyl-CoA C-acetyltransferase, whose amino-acid sequence MSKLVIVAAKRTPIGSFMGSLKDVSAADLGVTAAKAVLDGVSGADVADVIVGNVLQAGSGMNVGRQVGIGAGLPQDVPGLTVNRVCGSGLQAVISAAQGIRAGDGRLYLAGGTESMSRAPYLLPRAREGYRLGHAQALDSILSDGLTDVFGNYHMGITAENIAAQWNLTREEQDAFALESQTRAAAALEGNHFADELVSVEVPGRKGPTIFSADEYPRATTAEALAKLKPAFKKDGTVTAGNASGINDGAAMLLVASEEYAQAHGLPILAEIASYAAIGVDPAIMGIGPAKAVPVALTRAGMSVGDVDLFELNEAFAAQSLAVMRDLNADPARVNVTGGAVALGHPIGASGARVLVTLIHQLRRLGKETGVASLCIGGGMGIAVVVRARA is encoded by the coding sequence ATGAGCAAACTGGTGATCGTGGCGGCGAAGCGCACGCCGATCGGAAGCTTCATGGGCAGCCTGAAGGACGTCTCGGCGGCCGACCTGGGCGTCACCGCCGCGAAGGCCGTGCTGGACGGGGTCAGCGGGGCGGACGTGGCGGACGTGATCGTAGGGAACGTCCTGCAGGCCGGAAGCGGCATGAACGTGGGCCGTCAGGTCGGCATCGGCGCGGGCCTCCCGCAGGACGTACCGGGCCTGACCGTGAACCGCGTGTGCGGCAGCGGCCTCCAAGCAGTCATCAGCGCCGCGCAGGGCATCCGCGCCGGGGACGGGAGGCTGTACCTCGCGGGCGGCACCGAGAGCATGAGCCGCGCCCCGTACCTCCTCCCCCGCGCCCGCGAAGGGTACCGGCTGGGGCACGCGCAGGCGCTGGACAGCATCCTCTCGGACGGCCTGACCGACGTGTTCGGGAACTACCACATGGGCATCACCGCCGAGAACATCGCCGCGCAGTGGAACCTGACGCGCGAGGAACAGGACGCCTTCGCGCTGGAAAGCCAGACCCGCGCCGCCGCCGCGCTGGAAGGCAACCACTTCGCGGATGAACTCGTCAGCGTGGAGGTGCCTGGCCGTAAAGGCCCCACCATCTTCAGCGCCGACGAGTACCCGCGTGCCACCACCGCCGAGGCCCTCGCCAAACTGAAACCCGCCTTCAAGAAGGACGGGACCGTCACCGCCGGGAACGCCAGCGGCATCAACGACGGCGCCGCCATGCTCCTCGTCGCCAGCGAAGAATACGCCCAGGCGCACGGGCTGCCCATCCTGGCCGAAATCGCCAGTTACGCCGCCATCGGCGTGGACCCCGCCATCATGGGCATCGGACCCGCCAAGGCCGTCCCCGTCGCTCTGACCCGCGCCGGCATGAGCGTGGGCGACGTGGACCTGTTCGAACTGAACGAGGCGTTCGCCGCGCAGTCCCTGGCCGTCATGCGCGACCTGAACGCCGACCCCGCCCGCGTGAACGTCACGGGCGGCGCCGTCGCCCTCGGGCACCCCATCGGCGCTTCCGGGGCGCGCGTGCTCGTCACGCTGATCCACCAGCTGCGCCGCCTGGGCAAAGAAACCGGCGTCGCCAGCCTGTGCATCGGCGGCGGCATGGGCATCGCCGTCGTCGTCCGCGCGCGGGCGTAA
- a CDS encoding helix-turn-helix domain-containing protein, translated as MPIRVHLDDLLAQRGMTLSELSARVGITLANLSILKTGKARAVRFSTLDALCRALACQPGDLLRWEDGPPDPDEA; from the coding sequence ATGCCGATCCGCGTGCATCTCGACGACCTGCTGGCCCAGCGGGGCATGACCCTGTCGGAACTCTCGGCGCGGGTGGGCATCACCCTGGCGAACCTCAGTATCCTGAAGACCGGGAAGGCCCGCGCGGTGCGGTTCAGCACCCTGGACGCCCTGTGCCGCGCGCTGGCGTGTCAGCCGGGCGACCTGCTGCGCTGGGAGGACGGCCCCCCCGACCCGGACGAGGCGTGA
- a CDS encoding RNA polymerase sigma factor, whose amino-acid sequence MTLPTEPSLPDVISPDLYERLCAGDEQTWFEFVQEYEGRMYGYLYRLEGNSEDALDLTQEVFYRAWRSIRTFRAGERVLPWLYQVARNTQIESHRRKQLQRFSLEQAREDVGFEVTSERRSPVQAAESADAQDRVQRALSQLPHEYREAVVLRFVEDLSYDEIAQIQGVAIGTAKSRVFRAKEQLSDLLAGAADVH is encoded by the coding sequence GTGACCCTCCCGACCGAGCCCTCCCTTCCCGACGTGATCTCACCTGACCTGTACGAACGCCTGTGCGCGGGTGACGAGCAGACGTGGTTCGAGTTCGTGCAGGAGTACGAGGGCCGCATGTACGGCTACCTGTACCGCCTGGAGGGCAACAGCGAGGACGCGCTGGACCTGACGCAGGAGGTCTTCTACCGCGCGTGGCGTAGCATCCGCACGTTCCGCGCCGGGGAGCGGGTCCTGCCGTGGCTGTATCAGGTGGCGCGCAACACGCAGATCGAATCGCACCGCCGCAAGCAGTTGCAGCGCTTCTCGCTGGAGCAGGCCCGCGAGGACGTGGGCTTCGAGGTGACCAGCGAACGCCGCTCGCCCGTGCAGGCCGCCGAGAGTGCCGACGCGCAGGACCGCGTGCAGCGCGCCCTGTCGCAGCTGCCGCACGAGTACCGCGAGGCGGTCGTGCTGCGCTTCGTCGAGGACCTCAGTTACGACGAGATCGCGCAGATTCAGGGCGTCGCGATCGGCACGGCCAAAAGTCGCGTGTTCCGCGCAAAGGAGCAGTTGTCCGACCTGCTCGCAGGCGCCGCCGACGTCCACTGA
- a CDS encoding FUN14 domain-containing protein gives MKPLLPDLSVGALLGFATGVALKHIGRWALVGLGLLFITLQVLAYFDLVSVNWLRVQALAEPWLAQGRENGGAWLTRILTANLPFAGAFTAGLLLGLRARV, from the coding sequence CTGAAGCCCCTGCTGCCCGACCTGAGCGTCGGCGCGCTGCTGGGCTTCGCGACGGGCGTCGCCCTGAAGCACATCGGCCGCTGGGCGCTGGTCGGACTGGGCCTGCTGTTCATCACGCTGCAGGTCCTGGCGTACTTCGATCTGGTCAGCGTGAACTGGCTGCGCGTGCAGGCGCTGGCCGAACCGTGGCTGGCGCAGGGCCGCGAGAACGGCGGCGCTTGGCTGACCCGCATCCTGACCGCGAACCTGCCGTTCGCCGGGGCGTTCACCGCCGGGCTGCTGCTGGGCCTGCGCGCCCGCGTGTAA
- a CDS encoding peptidylprolyl isomerase: MNKKKLVNVLMGVLALLLVVGMAYQFTPNLGDLFNKQTGTPALTVNGTTVTVEQLEAARRQNPVLSSTDTGVLGDDFKTFVVAQQVDQTLVSNAVKDIKVSRGDVDAKVKEVRAQNNLTDNKAWTDALQGVGLTDSEYRKQVRQSLAIERKIDELKKAVPAATDAELQAYYDLNAEKYQTDPRIQGRQIVVADKAKAQDLLKQLQGGADFAQLASANSTEFKDRGGALGPIENGAPRPVAQVALPSEVGAAAFALKDGGLTDVVESGGKFYIVKVEQYLAPSAKPFAEAKSDVATAVNESKKNAAVEAWVEGLRKDAKVEFKDLNWKVEDPTVATVAGQDIRYSQVVEQVVNNQQFASLLQQVPAENASQLVNGILKPQVMQQLIQGYAAPSIAERLKLNLVGTRQEIAQGVAAYGARGAKVSDADLQAYYTENKAQFESPASATVSEASFKDQAKAVAFRNSYTRGDFVAAASKAGGTVSERGSVTAGDGKLSEELNAAVFTARSLKDAADGSLSDVVKVGDRYSVLYVTDLKPAESQSFADVRDQIEPVVLSQKKGTEGQQFLDAQVKTLKVTDKLKDVLAAQEKRVAAATPKAPATPTKDGATDGKTDAAPAGSTGDSATEAPPADK; encoded by the coding sequence GTGAACAAGAAGAAACTCGTGAACGTCCTGATGGGCGTCCTGGCCCTGCTGCTCGTGGTCGGCATGGCCTACCAGTTCACCCCGAACCTGGGTGACCTGTTCAACAAGCAGACCGGCACGCCCGCCCTGACCGTGAACGGCACGACCGTCACCGTCGAGCAACTGGAAGCCGCCCGGCGCCAGAACCCCGTGCTGAGCAGCACCGACACCGGCGTGCTGGGCGACGATTTCAAGACCTTCGTGGTCGCGCAGCAGGTCGATCAGACGCTGGTGTCGAACGCCGTGAAGGACATCAAGGTCAGCCGCGGCGACGTGGACGCCAAGGTCAAGGAAGTCCGCGCGCAGAACAACCTGACCGACAACAAAGCCTGGACGGACGCGCTGCAGGGCGTGGGCCTGACCGACAGCGAGTACCGCAAGCAGGTGCGCCAGAGCCTCGCCATCGAACGCAAGATCGACGAGCTGAAAAAGGCCGTGCCCGCCGCGACCGACGCGGAACTGCAGGCGTACTACGACCTGAACGCCGAGAAGTACCAGACCGACCCGCGCATCCAGGGCCGTCAGATCGTCGTGGCTGACAAAGCCAAGGCGCAGGACCTCCTCAAGCAGCTTCAGGGTGGCGCGGACTTCGCGCAGCTGGCCAGCGCGAACAGCACGGAGTTCAAGGACCGGGGCGGCGCCCTGGGCCCCATCGAGAACGGCGCGCCCCGCCCGGTCGCGCAGGTGGCGCTGCCCAGCGAGGTCGGCGCGGCCGCGTTCGCCCTGAAGGACGGTGGCCTGACCGACGTCGTGGAAAGCGGCGGGAAGTTCTACATCGTGAAGGTCGAGCAGTACCTCGCGCCCAGCGCCAAACCCTTCGCGGAAGCGAAGAGTGACGTGGCGACCGCCGTGAACGAAAGCAAGAAGAACGCCGCGGTGGAAGCCTGGGTCGAGGGGCTGCGCAAGGACGCCAAGGTCGAGTTCAAGGACCTGAACTGGAAGGTCGAGGACCCCACCGTCGCGACCGTCGCCGGGCAGGACATCCGGTACTCGCAGGTCGTGGAGCAGGTCGTGAACAACCAGCAGTTCGCCAGCCTCCTGCAGCAGGTGCCAGCTGAGAATGCCTCGCAGCTCGTGAACGGCATCCTGAAACCTCAGGTCATGCAGCAGCTGATCCAGGGGTACGCGGCGCCGTCCATCGCGGAGCGCCTGAAACTGAACCTCGTCGGCACCCGCCAGGAGATCGCGCAGGGCGTCGCCGCGTACGGCGCGCGGGGCGCGAAGGTCAGCGACGCGGACCTGCAGGCGTACTACACCGAGAACAAGGCGCAGTTCGAATCGCCCGCCAGCGCCACCGTCAGCGAGGCCAGCTTCAAGGACCAGGCGAAGGCCGTGGCGTTCCGCAACTCGTACACCCGCGGTGACTTCGTGGCCGCCGCCAGCAAGGCGGGCGGTACCGTCAGCGAGCGCGGCAGCGTGACCGCCGGGGACGGCAAGCTCAGCGAGGAGCTGAACGCCGCCGTGTTCACCGCCCGCAGTCTCAAGGACGCCGCCGACGGCAGCCTGAGTGACGTCGTGAAGGTCGGCGACCGCTACTCGGTGCTGTACGTCACCGACCTGAAACCCGCCGAGAGCCAGAGCTTCGCCGACGTGCGCGACCAGATCGAGCCGGTCGTCCTGAGCCAGAAGAAGGGCACCGAAGGTCAGCAGTTCCTGGACGCCCAGGTGAAGACCCTGAAAGTCACTGACAAGCTCAAGGACGTCCTGGCCGCACAGGAAAAGCGTGTGGCCGCCGCGACGCCCAAGGCCCCGGCCACGCCCACCAAGGACGGCGCCACCGACGGCAAGACTGACGCCGCGCCGGCGGGCAGCACCGGCGACAGCGCCACCGAGGCGCCTCCCGCCGACAAGTAA
- a CDS encoding SIS domain-containing protein codes for MSTHLLTLLETLPGSYSGPTRPEDAPYGLVGAGEGQLAAHLAQTLVASSLTRSGTQFVLSSPDAAALATDYADLASVAGAQVRRVATGGTPEEIDTLVPGGPLATYHFAQYVAHATGHSEDAQAADTLIADLAARCAPHVTENNPARDLAWSLWGRLPLLLAAPDADALPHAWQQLLARTGKTLSVPLIGDPLPLVTGAFEAQHEKGDAKVAVILGDADDTLLLAREVLESRIDEIIHVPYPDGAVGYPAQLALWYFGAWVAAYLAERYGASAADQPVLGRAQGVMSGEDREQARLAAPRDDLRRTNVVKDWADDQDVADVELDEDEDDRDEE; via the coding sequence ATGAGTACCCACCTCCTGACCCTGCTTGAAACGCTGCCCGGCAGCTACAGCGGCCCCACCCGCCCCGAAGACGCCCCCTACGGCCTCGTGGGCGCCGGCGAGGGCCAGCTGGCCGCGCACCTCGCGCAGACGCTGGTCGCCAGCAGCCTCACCCGCAGCGGCACGCAGTTCGTCCTGAGCAGCCCCGACGCCGCCGCCCTGGCCACCGACTACGCCGACCTCGCCAGCGTCGCCGGAGCGCAGGTGCGCCGCGTCGCCACCGGCGGCACCCCCGAGGAGATCGACACCCTCGTCCCCGGCGGGCCGCTCGCCACGTACCACTTCGCGCAGTACGTCGCCCACGCCACCGGGCACAGCGAGGACGCCCAGGCCGCCGACACCCTGATCGCGGACCTCGCCGCCCGCTGCGCCCCGCACGTCACGGAGAACAACCCCGCCCGGGACCTCGCCTGGAGCCTGTGGGGCCGCCTCCCGCTGCTGCTCGCCGCGCCCGACGCGGACGCCCTGCCGCACGCGTGGCAGCAACTGCTGGCCCGCACCGGCAAGACCCTCAGCGTCCCCCTGATCGGCGACCCCCTGCCCCTCGTGACCGGCGCGTTCGAGGCGCAGCACGAGAAGGGCGACGCCAAGGTCGCCGTGATCCTCGGTGACGCCGACGACACCCTCCTGCTCGCGCGCGAGGTCCTGGAATCCCGCATCGACGAGATCATCCACGTGCCCTACCCGGACGGCGCGGTCGGGTACCCGGCGCAGCTGGCCCTGTGGTACTTCGGCGCGTGGGTCGCCGCGTACCTCGCTGAGCGCTACGGCGCGTCCGCCGCCGACCAGCCCGTCCTGGGCCGCGCGCAGGGCGTCATGAGCGGCGAGGACCGCGAACAGGCCCGCCTCGCCGCGCCCCGCGACGACCTGCGCCGCACGAACGTCGTCAAGGACTGGGCCGACGACCAGGACGTCGCCGACGTGGAACTCGACGAGGACGAGGACGACCGCGACGAGGAGTGA